In the genome of Candidatus Neomarinimicrobiota bacterium, one region contains:
- a CDS encoding acylphosphatase — protein MDFDIHKPENAGAKLGVSGKVQQVGFRWFTVQWAQDFRLAGYAKNLKDGTVLIEAEGKKMDIESLIKEVETGPRGADVDEVQVEWLPYEHRFRDFEIRR, from the coding sequence GTGGACTTCGATATTCATAAGCCAGAAAACGCCGGAGCGAAGCTTGGAGTCAGCGGTAAAGTGCAGCAAGTCGGATTCCGATGGTTTACCGTTCAATGGGCTCAGGATTTTAGATTGGCTGGGTACGCAAAAAACTTAAAAGATGGCACTGTTTTAATTGAAGCGGAAGGCAAAAAAATGGATATCGAATCTTTAATAAAGGAAGTTGAAACGGGACCGCGTGGAGCGGATGTCGATGAAGTTCAAGTGGAGTGGCTTCCGTATGAGCACCGCTTCAGGGATTTTGAAATTCGAAGGTGA
- a CDS encoding TIGR00725 family protein, giving the protein MKNFTTRVSVFGGRNITDEVYSQTVELGKSMAEEGYLVFCGGGSGVMEAIAKGVNEGGGTCVGILKDGSLEEANEFISLPITTGLGIYRNLMLAYNCDIAVAISGEYGTLSEIAYALQLEKPVIGFHTWDIPKVNHADSPSDVIKQIKEHI; this is encoded by the coding sequence GTGAAGAATTTTACAACAAGAGTTTCTGTTTTCGGCGGTCGCAACATTACCGATGAGGTGTACAGCCAAACTGTTGAGCTTGGAAAAAGTATGGCGGAAGAAGGATATCTCGTTTTTTGTGGCGGAGGTTCAGGCGTGATGGAAGCCATTGCCAAAGGTGTGAATGAAGGCGGAGGAACCTGCGTAGGAATATTAAAAGATGGTTCTCTCGAAGAGGCGAATGAATTTATTTCTCTTCCGATTACGACTGGTCTCGGCATTTATCGAAATCTGATGTTGGCTTACAATTGTGATATTGCTGTAGCGATTTCAGGTGAATACGGAACTTTGTCCGAAATTGCTTACGCTTTGCAACTCGAGAAACCTGTAATCGGTTTTCACACTTGGGATATTCCAAAAGTAAATCACGCAGATTCGCCTTCAGATGTGATAAAACAAATAAAGGAACACATTTAG
- the asnS gene encoding asparagine--tRNA ligase has translation MKHKYIANIAEFEGQDVTFHGWVYSKRSSGKIWFLMLRDGTGMTQCVVVKSEVSEEVFNIEPTLTQESSLSVTGTVRKDDRSVGGFELTVKDIKTHQIAEEYPISPKEHGTAFLMDHRHLWLRSKKQHAILGIRNQIIKACRDFFEENGFTLIDTPIFTANACEGTSNLFNVEYFDRTAYLTQSGQLYGEAAAMAFGKIYCFGPTFRAEKSKTRRHLTEFWMIEPEIAFCDLDENMEWAERLVAFILERCLDRCEEQLKTLERDVTKLKAVSLPFPRITYDDAVEILKKNDVDFEYGSDFGGTDETIISNEFESPVMIHRWPKEAKAFYMKRDAENDNLALGVDMIAPEGYGEIIGGGQREDDLETLQRRIKKHDLPEDEFKWYLDLRRYGSVPHSGFGLGLERTVAWITGIQHIRETIPFPRTLSRLEP, from the coding sequence ATGAAACATAAATACATAGCAAACATAGCAGAATTTGAAGGGCAAGACGTCACTTTTCATGGGTGGGTTTATTCCAAAAGATCCAGTGGGAAAATTTGGTTTTTGATGCTTCGTGACGGAACAGGAATGACGCAGTGCGTCGTCGTTAAAAGTGAAGTTTCGGAAGAGGTGTTTAACATTGAACCAACTCTGACGCAGGAATCATCCCTTTCTGTAACGGGGACAGTGCGGAAAGATGATAGGTCTGTTGGAGGATTTGAGCTTACTGTCAAAGACATTAAAACGCATCAAATTGCAGAGGAATATCCTATTTCTCCCAAAGAACACGGTACAGCTTTTTTGATGGATCACCGGCATTTGTGGCTTCGATCCAAAAAGCAACACGCCATATTGGGAATTCGAAATCAAATTATTAAAGCTTGCAGAGACTTTTTTGAGGAAAACGGATTTACGCTGATTGATACCCCCATATTTACGGCAAACGCCTGCGAAGGAACATCCAATTTGTTTAATGTGGAATATTTTGACCGAACCGCTTATTTAACGCAAAGTGGACAATTATACGGCGAAGCGGCTGCAATGGCATTTGGTAAAATATATTGTTTTGGTCCAACATTTCGAGCGGAAAAATCCAAGACACGCCGTCATCTCACAGAATTTTGGATGATTGAACCTGAGATAGCCTTTTGTGATCTTGATGAAAATATGGAATGGGCGGAGCGGCTGGTTGCTTTTATTTTAGAAAGGTGTCTTGACCGATGTGAAGAACAACTGAAAACATTGGAGCGGGATGTTACAAAACTGAAGGCGGTGTCTTTACCATTTCCGCGAATCACTTACGATGATGCAGTCGAAATTTTGAAGAAAAACGATGTCGATTTTGAATATGGAAGCGATTTTGGCGGAACAGATGAAACCATTATTTCTAACGAATTCGAAAGTCCTGTCATGATTCATCGCTGGCCAAAAGAAGCCAAGGCATTTTACATGAAGCGCGATGCAGAAAATGATAACCTTGCCCTTGGTGTGGATATGATTGCTCCGGAAGGTTACGGGGAAATAATTGGCGGAGGGCAGAGGGAAGATGATTTAGAAACTTTGCAAAGACGTATCAAAAAACACGATCTTCCTGAGGATGAGTTCAAATGGTACCTAGATTTAAGAAGATATGGTTCGGTTCCGCATTCTGGATTTGGACTTGGGCTTGAGCGAACTGTGGCGTGGATAACCGGAATTCAGCATATTCGAGAAACCATTCCGTTTCCAAGAACACTTTCACGATTAGAACCGTGA
- a CDS encoding LptE family protein, with translation MVIRTIYIFILSVLLVPGCMFYSMAGSIPPHIKSIAIPLVENQTSEFGMAEAVTDNLVEKFTEENILRVQDGNDADSILRGTIISIKDAPYTYTKEEAVTEYRFTVNLKVEWFDVNEDKTLFEKNFSSFGAYGLSGDISTDGIDNDGDGLTDDEDDDEFGDAREFATNVAVKKIAEDILNEIMTSW, from the coding sequence ATGGTGATTAGAACAATTTACATCTTCATTCTTTCCGTTTTGTTAGTCCCAGGATGCATGTTTTACTCGATGGCAGGTTCTATTCCGCCTCACATAAAAAGCATCGCCATTCCGCTCGTAGAAAATCAGACTTCAGAATTTGGAATGGCGGAAGCAGTGACAGATAATCTGGTTGAAAAATTCACAGAAGAAAACATTCTTCGAGTTCAAGATGGAAATGATGCAGATTCCATCTTGCGTGGGACTATTATTAGCATAAAAGATGCGCCTTACACTTACACGAAAGAAGAAGCAGTTACGGAATACCGATTTACGGTTAATTTGAAAGTTGAATGGTTTGATGTAAATGAAGATAAAACACTATTTGAGAAGAATTTTTCCAGTTTTGGCGCATACGGATTAAGCGGAGATATTAGTACCGACGGTATTGACAATGATGGTGACGGTTTAACTGATGATGAAGATGATGATGAATTTGGCGATGCTCGTGAATTCGCTACTAATGTTGCGGTAAAAAAAATTGCGGAAGATATACTTAACGAAATAATGACATCATGGTAA
- a CDS encoding sigma-54-dependent Fis family transcriptional regulator gives MIDLDKLQKRSGIIGRSDAIRQVLEMIAQIAPVDISVLVTGESGTGKEVVAKAIHKFSRRTHEGLVVVNCGAIPAGIIESELFGHKKGAYTGAGEDRKGYFESAHKGTIFLDEIGEMPYETQVKLLRVLETGEFMRVGDSKTLRTDVRVVAATNKDLATLVENGKFRQDLYFRLKTITIDVPTLRTRLEDLNLLVERFALEFTRSNDIPYRGFVPDAIRIMKHHDWPGNVRELKNFVESILVLEKGERITAVMVEEQIGNARMPSKGNLPMVMSQTPEQAERELILRQLLLLRQDVEWVKSMLSGQGLPVINEGEIPAYTAEVQSEDGRIPVDQIFDEYIRGASIGDMNLKNLEKEALERTLKYFNNSRRATARSLGMSERTLYRKIEEYGLEPKIKRRKKNGD, from the coding sequence ATGATTGATTTAGATAAATTACAAAAAAGGTCTGGTATCATTGGTAGAAGCGATGCTATTCGTCAAGTGTTGGAAATGATAGCTCAAATTGCTCCAGTAGATATTTCTGTTTTGGTAACTGGTGAATCTGGAACTGGGAAAGAGGTTGTTGCCAAAGCGATCCATAAATTTAGTAGAAGAACTCATGAAGGATTGGTAGTAGTAAACTGCGGTGCTATTCCGGCAGGAATTATAGAAAGTGAATTATTTGGACATAAAAAGGGTGCCTACACTGGCGCTGGAGAAGACCGAAAAGGGTATTTTGAATCAGCCCATAAAGGAACCATATTTTTAGATGAGATTGGTGAAATGCCATATGAAACACAGGTAAAATTATTACGGGTGCTTGAAACCGGGGAGTTTATGCGCGTTGGGGATTCCAAAACGTTAAGAACTGATGTTCGAGTCGTTGCTGCGACCAATAAGGATTTAGCCACACTTGTGGAAAATGGAAAATTCCGACAGGATCTTTACTTTAGATTGAAAACGATTACGATTGATGTTCCAACATTACGTACCAGATTAGAAGATTTGAATTTGCTAGTTGAGCGCTTTGCTTTAGAATTTACAAGGAGTAATGACATCCCTTATAGAGGATTTGTGCCCGACGCTATTCGTATCATGAAACATCATGATTGGCCTGGAAACGTTCGTGAACTTAAAAATTTTGTAGAAAGTATTCTGGTTTTGGAAAAAGGTGAGCGAATCACAGCGGTTATGGTTGAGGAACAGATAGGAAATGCAAGAATGCCATCAAAAGGAAATCTTCCGATGGTAATGAGCCAAACACCTGAACAAGCTGAACGGGAATTAATTTTACGTCAACTATTGCTTCTTCGCCAGGATGTTGAATGGGTAAAATCAATGTTAAGCGGTCAAGGGTTACCGGTAATAAACGAAGGGGAAATACCGGCTTATACTGCCGAAGTACAATCAGAGGATGGGCGAATTCCTGTGGATCAAATTTTTGATGAGTATATTCGCGGTGCTTCTATAGGAGATATGAATTTGAAAAATCTCGAAAAAGAGGCACTAGAGCGCACTCTGAAATATTTTAATAATAGCCGGAGAGCTACTGCAAGGTCCCTCGGAATGAGCGAAAGAACCTTATACAGAAAAATTGAAGAATACGGATTGGAACCGAAAATTAAGCGAAGGAAAAAGAATGGTGATTAG